The window TTTTCCGGCATCCGAGAGGTCGTAAGACCAGGGCGGCAATAAAGCCTCCCAGGCCAAGCTCATGTTCCCGTTCTCGGGATCGATGGCAATGGCCGCCAGCACGCAGTAATATTCGTCCTTAAATTTTTCAATAGGGGCATACTTGCCAAAGGGGATGGGCCCGGCGAAGCGGGACGCCATCATGAAATACTCGCTATTGGGGGTAAGGAAGACGGCACCGTGGGGGCCGTAAATATTGGGGATGGGCCCCAATATCTGCTTGGTGGTAAAGGAATCCAGGTCTATACGGGCCACCCGGCTGTTGGCGTTATCGTTGACGAACAGCCAGCGACCATCGTATTCCCCGTTCGTCTCGCTTAAGGCCGGGTGATGGACGTCTCCCCAGGTAAAATTACCCAGCATTTCCTTGGTCTCTGCCGTCCAGCCGTAACCCACCGACGATTCTTTGGTGAAGACCGGAATAGTCCTGATCCTCCGCATGGAAGGTACGCCGTACACAAATACGTTTCCAGAATGCCCGCCCGAGGCAAAAAGGTAATATTCATCCAGTTTGCCGGGCGGTACATAAGTTTTTAGGGCCGCCTCCACAACTTCATCGGCTACACCCGTATTAGAGGCTGAAAAGTTGAAAGAGGCCCCTTCCTGGCTCGCCGAAGGGTTCACCCGGCCGGTAATGAATACAGCCAGTACCAAGCCTACCAGGAGGCCCGCTAGGGCTAAGACAATCTTACTAAAGGACCTCTTTTCCATATGCTTACTATCCTCCTTCCGTCACCCGCTACCTAGAATCACGGGTTCGTTTCTTGCTCCTGAGTCGGGGCTGGCGCGCCCTCGTCTGGCCCTCCCTCGGCTACCCTAGTCAGCAGCTCCAGGATTATCGTCTTTTCTTCATCGGTAATCTCCCTCCCTCGTAAAATTTCGGCCATAGTACCCTCGGGGTTCCACAGGAACTCTTCCAGGGTCTTACCATAGCGAGCCGGGACATTGTGATAGGCGTTGGAAAGGTCGGGTCCCGTCTCGCCGCCCTTCACGTTATAAGCACTCACTTTGTGGCACTGGATGCAGCCCAGGGTGGTGAAAATTTCCGCTTCCTTTTGCTCACCGGTAGCGGCTGTGCTCTCCCCGGCCTCGCTTTCGGGGGTTCCCTTATCTCCTGATGCAGCTTGCTCCTCTACATTTAAGCCAGCATTATAAACCGTAGATGCTGTTTGGGCCACCTCCGGGAAATACCTGGGCGCCGCCGCCACACTGGCGGTAAGGCCCCCTAGGAAACCTATTCCCGCCCACATCAAGAACAGCAGGATCCCCCCCTTACCCTTTGCCTCCACGGGGATATACCTCCTTTGTTCGAGTGCTGGCCATCACCCTGCTATCTGAGCCCCACATAGGTTAGGACCACCAGGCCGATGAGGACTAGCAGGGTACCTATGATGACTTTAGGCCTTTCTTCCGGTCGCCGGTGAGGGCTCCTGTCCAGCCAGGGCAGCAGGAACAGGGCCAGGAATACCAGGGCGGAGATCGCCAGTCCTAAAAGCTGCGGGACAACTTTGAGAAGGCCGTATACCCATAAAAAGTACCACTCGGGCTTGATATGGGCAGGCGTCATTATAGGATTGGCCGGGGGCCTCAGTTCACGGGGCGCTATACCGGCCAGGAACAAAACTAGACCGATAAAACCCAGGGCTAAGGCGAGTTCTGCCATAAAATGGTGTGGGTAGAAAGGGATACTCCCCTTGGGGGCTCGCTGTTCCATTTGTTGTTCCATCCCTTACCCCCCTTATAAACCACCGGATATGCCCTGCTTGCGCACCAGGAAAAAATGGATACCCATCAGAATAAGGGTCAGTATGGGCAGCACCACCACATGCAAAGCGTAAAACCTCGTCAACGTGTAACCGGTCACCTTCGTACCACCTTGGGTGAGCACCAGCAATTTGTCTCCTAATAGAGGAATGGACCCCATAATCTTGGTACCGATAATGGCAGCCCAGTAACCTACCTGATCCCACACCAGGAGGTAGCCCGTGAAGCAGAAAGTTAAGACCAGCAGTAACAGCGAAACCCCGACTACCCAGTTGAACTGCCGGGGAGGTTTATAGGAACCCGTGTAGATCACCCGCAACATATGGATGACTACGAGAATCACCATAAGATTGGCGCCAATATTGTGCACAGAGCGTATAACGCTACCCATGGGCACTTCTTCCATGATAAATTTGACACTTTGATAAGCCATTTCCGGTGTAGGCCGGTAGTAAATAGCGAGTATTATGCCGGTGACCGTCTGCACTAGGA of the Thermanaeromonas sp. C210 genome contains:
- a CDS encoding cytochrome C, producing MEAKGKGGILLFLMWAGIGFLGGLTASVAAAPRYFPEVAQTASTVYNAGLNVEEQAASGDKGTPESEAGESTAATGEQKEAEIFTTLGCIQCHKVSAYNVKGGETGPDLSNAYHNVPARYGKTLEEFLWNPEGTMAEILRGREITDEEKTIILELLTRVAEGGPDEGAPAPTQEQETNP
- a CDS encoding cytochrome b N-terminal domain-containing protein; the encoded protein is MASQLKEPDLKSIWREVADHPVPFHARSFLYCFGGLTFLTFLVQTVTGIILAIYYRPTPEMAYQSVKFIMEEVPMGSVIRSVHNIGANLMVILVVIHMLRVIYTGSYKPPRQFNWVVGVSLLLLVLTFCFTGYLLVWDQVGYWAAIIGTKIMGSIPLLGDKLLVLTQGGTKVTGYTLTRFYALHVVVLPILTLILMGIHFFLVRKQGISGGL